The Gammaproteobacteria bacterium nucleotide sequence GACCGGCTGCCGTAAGCCAATCCTTGACCATGCCCACCGTGTCGGTCGCTAGAAAACGCAGGGATCCGGCCCCTTCCTGGTCGGTCTTGCTACGTCGCACCAATACCGTGCCGGTGCCGTCCTCGGCGAAGGAGAAGTCACTGACCGTGAAGGCGGCGATCTCTGAGCGACGACACAACGTGTCGTAAGCCACCGCCAACATCGCCAGGTCACGCTTATCTCGTAGGGTTCCCTGATGTGCGAGGAGCATCTTGTCTACCAGCCCTCGATTCAATGGCCCAGCTTGACGCTGACGGGTGCCTTTGGCGCGGGTGATGCGCTTCATGGCCAATTTGACCTCCATGGCGTTGGTCGGACTGTCGAGGCCGGCGGCGCGATGGAAGGTGGCGATGGAGGAGAGGTAGCGTCGGATCGAGGCGACGGCGGAGGTGGGCGCTAGGGCCTCTAGGAAGGCCACTAACGCCTCGGTGGTGGTGGGGAGGCTGGGGTAGCTGTGCCCCACGCAGAAGTCTGTAAAACGGGCCACGTCGGCCTTTAGGGCGCGTTCGGTGTTTTTGGCGAAGGCGCCGGAGGCGTGGTGGGCGTAGTGTTCAAGCTTGGTTATTAGGGCTTGGTCGGTGGTTGGGGCAACTGTGGTGGTTGCGGTAGTGAGGTTGTGGTGGGTCATGGTTATGACGTCCTAATTTGTATGGTTACAGGTGTGCCCGATGGGTGAAATTATCGGACATATCCCCCACCAAAACCATATCCTACGAAAGGCTAATGCCAGGGCACGAAAACCATACACTCAAGACGTAAATTAAAACAACCAGAAAACGGCACCTATTTTGCTAGCGCCAGCAACAAAATTGGCTAACTTTGACACCGCCGAATTCATGTTCAACGACGTTTCCGGGTGGTACCTTACCTTGACCTAACCATACTTTACTTCCATTCCTGGAGGTTAAAATGATGACTACGCAACTAATTGAAGTGTTTTATTGTCGCAATCCTAATTAGTCCTGACTGTGGAATTCGCAAAAAAGGAATGACTCGTTACGCACACCTGGATGGAAATCATACAGCCTCAGTACATCATGAGTTGGCTGCACATTCTCTCCCCAGACAAGGGAAGTGCAGAACAGTGGAGATAATCGCGGTTAAAGCGGTGAGAGATTTATCTGGGTATCCTGCGGGCGGATGGTTACAACGCTTATACGGGCTGCAACGTGGTCGTTGGGTCTATCCCTGACAACAATTTCCACGTCTTGACCTAGCAGATTCAGGCACCGGAAGAGCCGATCCGTCGAAAAACCTGCCAGCCGCCCACGTACCAGCGCGGATACCTTGGGCTGATCGAGCCCCATGATGGCAGCAGCGGCAGTCTGGCTAAGGGTCTTTCGTTTGATAGTGTCCGCGATTTGTTTGGCCAACTTGATTCTGGCTAATGCCTCCTCAGCATCAGGACGCCCTAGATCAGCAAACAGGTTGCCGCTGCTGGTATAAACAGAGATTTCTTCTTGTCCTTTACTCATAGCGTTATCTCCTCTGGGTAGCTAACCATTCCACATAGTGTGCTTCAGCACGTTTGAGTCGCGATTTAACAAGTTCGATGTCCTCCCTTAGTGTGGCAAT carries:
- a CDS encoding XRE family transcriptional regulator: MSKGQEEISVYTSSGNLFADLGRPDAEEALARIKLAKQIADTIKRKTLSQTAAAAIMGLDQPKVSALVRGRLAGFSTDRLFRCLNLLGQDVEIVVRDRPNDHVAARISVVTIRPQDTQINLSPL